A genome region from Bombus terrestris chromosome 10, iyBomTerr1.2, whole genome shotgun sequence includes the following:
- the LOC100644412 gene encoding ring canal kelch homolog, translating into MESAGQNQVQNASNNNDGSENKGSCLLLRYASQNSLDESSQKHIPREGGKDKPPYRNHHHTNRAFDVINEMRKKNLLCDVILVADGGLEVPAHKMVLAACSPYFYAMFTSFEERDQERITLQGVDYSALELLVDYVYSAEVHVTEDNVQVLLPAANLLQLTDVRDACCDFLQAQLHPSNCLGIRAFADLHGCLELLSHADSYIEQHFSEVVDGEEFLTLAPQQVAKLICSDCLMVPSEEKVYECVISWVHHDLEKRQADLAQLMEHVRLPLLSQEYLVQRVEEEPLLKANLQCKDFLIEALKYHLLKGEQKSLFKTPRTKPRQPRGLPKVLLVVGGQAPKAIRSVECYDFKEEKWYQVSELPTRRCRAGLSVLGGRVYAVGGFNGSLRVRTVDIYDAATDQWSPCPEMEARRSTLGVAVLGNCIYAVGGFDGSTGLNSAEVYDPRTHEWRLIAPMSTRRSSVGVGVVKGLLYAVGGYDGVSRQCLSSVECYNPEKDQWKPVPDMSARRSGAGVGVLDGILYAVGGHDGPLVRKSVEAFNPDTNQWTPVSDMALCRRNAGVVALNGLLYVVGGDDGSSSLASVEVYSPRTDTWTTLPTCMGIGRSYAGVAIIDKPMPSTTSM; encoded by the exons ATGGAGTCGGCGGGACAAAATCAAGTGCAAAATGCTTCCAATAATAACGATGGTTCTGAAAACAAGGGGAG TTGTTTGTTACTCAGATATGCTAGTCAAAATTCTTTGGATGAAAGTTCACAAAAACACATACCCCGTGAAGGTGGAAAAGATAAACCACCATACAGAAATCATCATCATACAAATCGGGCATTTGATGTTATTAATGAAATGCGAAA gaAAAATTTATTATGCGACGTAATTTTGGTGGCAGACGGAGGGTTAGAAGTACCTGCCCATAAAATGGTTCTCGCTGCTTGCAGTCCTTATTTTTATGCTATGTTTACAAGTTTTGAGGAACGAGATCAAGAAAGGATAACGTTACAAGGTGTAGATTATTCTGCACTTGAATTACTAGTAGATTATGTATATTCTGCAGAGGTTCATGTAACTGAAGATAATGTACAAGTATTATTACCAGCTGCAAATCTTTTGCAACTAACTGATGTTCGAGATGCATGTTGTGATTTCTTACAAGCTCAGTTACATCCATCAAATTGTTTAGGAATTCGTGCATTTGCTGACCTTCATGGTTGTCTAGAATTATTATCACATGCAGATAGCTATATTGAACAACATTTCTC GGAAGTAGTAGATGGTGAAGAATTTTTAACATTAGCACCACAACAAGTAGCTAAATTAATTTGCAGTGACTGCTTAATGGTACCTTCTGAAGAAAAAGTGTATGAATGCGTAATATCATGGGTACATCATGATTTAGAAAAAAGACAAGCTGATTTAGCACAATTAATGGAACATGTACGCTTACCTTTATTATCTCAAGAATATTTAGTACAACGTGTAGAGGAAGAACCACTTCTTAAAGCAAATTTACAAT gTAAAGATTTTTTGATCGAAGCTTTAAAGTATCACCTTcttaaaggagaacaaaaaTCATTGTTCAAAACTCCTCGTACAAAACCTAGACAACCTAGAGGTTTACCAAAAGTGTTATTAGTTGTAGGAGGACAAGCTCCAAAAGCAATTAGAAGCGTAGAATGTTATGATTTTAAAGAAGAGAAGTGGTACCAAGTCTCTGAGTTACCTACACGTCGTTGTAGAGCTG GTTTGTCCGTCCTTGGTGGCCGTGTATATGCTGTTGGAGGATTTAATGGATCTCTTAGAGTACGAACAGTAGACATTTATGATGCAGCTACAGACCAGTGGTCACCTTGCCCAGAAATGGAGGCAAGAAGATCAACACTTGGTGTAGCAGTTCTTGGAAATTGCATATATGCT GTTGGTGGATTTGATGGATCAACTGGTCTTAATTCTGCTGAAGTTTACGATCCAAGAACACACGAATGGAGGTTAATTGCACCAATGTCAACACGTAGAAGTAGTGTTGGTGTGGGTGTTGTTAAGGGACTACTATATGCT gTTGGTGGTTATGATGGGGTATCCAGACAATGTTTATCTAGTGTTGAATGTTACAATCCAGAAAAAGATCAATGGAAACCAGTGCCTGATATGTCAGCACGTCGCAGTGGTGCTGGTGTTGGTGTTTTAGATGGTATTTTATATGCTGTAGGAGGACATGATGGTCCACTGGTCAGGAAAAGTGTAGAAGCGTTCAACCCAGATACTAATCAATGGACTCCAGTTAGTGATATGGCTCTTTGTCGTAGAAATGCTg GTGTAGTTGCGCTAAATGGTCTTTTGTATGTGGTCGGTGGTGATGATGGATCATCCAGTCTGGCATCAGTAGAAGTATATTCTCCAAGAACGGATACTTGGACAACTCTTCCAACTTGCATGGGAATTGGTCGCAGTTATGCAGGAGTAGCAATAATCGATAAACCCATGCCATCTACAACATCGATGTGA